The following coding sequences are from one Salvia hispanica cultivar TCC Black 2014 chromosome 3, UniMelb_Shisp_WGS_1.0, whole genome shotgun sequence window:
- the LOC125211619 gene encoding rho GTPase-activating protein 5-like encodes MTEILRSPPQQLPSTSISNVVELSQAGHESAEFFSCGSGEIGEEGDDDQLPVLAAFLTVFRKSLVGCRVRSGVQEQAAMEIGGPTNVRHVAHVTFDRFNGFLGLPVEFEPEVPRRPPSASTRVFGVSTESMQLSFDGRGNCVPTILLMMQRRLYSQRGLESEGIFRINPENGQEEYVREQLNNGLIPDDIDVHCLAGLIKAWFRELPKGVLDCVEAEQVMQAQSEEECCHIVSLLPPTEAALLDWAINLMADVAQMEHLNKMNARNVAMVFAPNMTQMSDPLTALMYAVQVMNFLKTLIEKTLRQREECGPVMQPEPEPSDDDPKNKAECEICEEEEEEDDKHVGSDKLADGKGHLGDMLSSNMRHILEGGRNEWKIRRSKSRSWNEVRKGLKKNSSQSEGERDKEVKMIRRANSCTQARP; translated from the exons ATGACAGAGATACTACGTTCCCCACCTCAACAACTGCCCTCAACCTCCATATCTAACGTTGTTGAGCTGTCACAAGCCGGCCATGAGTCGGCTGAATTTTTCAGTTGTGGGAGTGGAGAGATAGGAGAGGAAGGGGACGATGATCAACTGCCTGTTTTGGCTGCTTTCTTGACTGTTTTTAGGAAATCTTTGGTGGGTTGCAGAGTCAGAAGCGGAGTTCAAGAACAGGCCGCAATGGAGATTGGTGGCCCTACTAATGTTAGGCATGTTGCTCATGTTACCTTTGATAGGTTCAATGGCTTTCTCGGCCTCCCCGTTGAGTTTGAACCCGAAGTTCCAAGGCGGCCTCCTAGCGCCAG TACGAGGGTGTTTGGAGTTTCAACAGAGTCGATGCAGCTTTCTTTCGATGGCAGAGGCAACTGTGTGCCTACCATTCTGCTCATGATGCAGCGGCGGTTGTACTCTCAGAGAGGCCTTGAG TCTGAAGGCATCTTTCGAATCAATCCAGAAAACGGACAGGAGGAGTATGTTAGGGAGCAGCTGAACAATGGATTGATCCCGGATGACATTGATGTCCACTGTTTAGCAGGTCTCATTAAG GCGTGGTTCAGGGAGCTCCCGAAAGGGGTGTTGGATTGTGTGGAGGCAGAGCAGGTGATGCAGGCGCAGTCGGAGGAAGAGTGCTGCCATATTGTGAGCCTCCTTCCGCCCACGGAAGCAGCACTGCTGGACTGGGCCATCAATCTGATGGCCGATGTTGCTCAGATGGAACATCTCAACAAGATGAATGCACGCAACGTTGCTATGGTCTTTGCTCCAAACATGACTCAG ATGTCTGATCCTCTGACAGCGCTAATGTACGCCGTCCAAGTGATGAACTTCCTCAAGACTCTGATTGAGAAGACACTGAGACAGAGAGAGGAATGTGGTCCGGTGATGCAGCCAGAGCCGGAGCCCTCGGATGATGATCCTAAGAATAAAGCCGAATGTGAGATATgcgaagaagaggaggaggaagatgaCAAACATGTGGGATCAGACAAGTTAGCAGATGGAAAAGGCCATTTGGGTGATATGTTAAGCAGCAACATGAGGCACATTCTTGAAGGTGGAAGGAATGAATGGAAGATTCGGAGGTCGAAATCGAGAAGTTGGAACGAAGTGAGGAAAGGATTGAAGAAAAACAGCTCGCAGTCAGAGGGTGAGAGAGACAAGGAAGTGAAGATGATTAGGCGTGCCAATTCATGCACGCAGGCACGCCCATGA
- the LOC125211744 gene encoding 4'-phosphopantetheinyl transferase HetI-like — MRRGFSRMNLHCFDRTFIRSSHSLNAVQLPAPMETHLWYVNPSEVKSESLLKQYLDILSPCERENVLRLQGEEMRKSALLARALVRTTIAKYQMNSPVEPRSLKFRKNMHGKPEVCWPSIDDWDPPPLHFNLSHTSSLIACGVTINSQIGIDVEEKKRSIKHDILSFARRYFSKYEVELLAAISDPQVQQREFIKLWTLKEAYVKALGKGFSGAPFKTFTIRFQGVMEGDSEAFDESSTKGFEIVVDSLDDPTDVSNTWQFSLLELDGSHYAAICTEKQSALDGKINIPGKLMVWKTIPIIEDEYVSGTDAVKVICGFQ; from the exons ATGCGGAGAGGATTTTCGAGAATGAATTTGCATTGCTTCGATAGAACATTCATCCGTTCTTCGCACTCTTTAAATGCCGTTCAACTCCCTGCTCCAAT GGAGACACATTTGTGGTATGTGAACCCCAGCGAAGTGAAGAGTGAGTCTTTGCTAAAGCAATACTTGGATATTCTGTCTCCGTGTGAGAGGGAGAATGTGCTGCGGTTACAAGGAGAGGAGATGAGGAAGAGCGCGTTGCTGGCACGTGCATTGGTTCGCACCACGATTGCCaaat ATCAGATGAACTCACCAGTTGAACCTAGATCATTGAAGTTCCGGAAAAACATGCACGGAAAGCCTGAG GTTTGTTGGCCATCAATTGATGATTGGGATCCACCTCCCTTGCATTTTAACCTCTCCCATACATCTTCCTTGATAGCTTGTGGAGTGACTATTAATTCTCAA ATTGGTATTGATGTAGAAGAAAAGAAACGGAGCATTAAACACGACATTTTATCCTTTGCTCGTCGATATTTCTCCAAATATGAAGTTGAATTGTTAGCTGCTATTTCCGACCCTCAAGTCCAGCAAAGGGAGTTTATCAAATTATGGACTCTCAAG GAGGCATATGTCAAAGCATTAGGTAAAGGATTTTCTGGTGCACCATTCAAAACATTCACTATTCGCTTCCAGGGTGTAATGGAAGGAGACTCTGAAGCTTTCGATGAGTCAAGCACTAAG GGTTTTGAAATAGTTGTGGATTCTCTGGATGATCCAACCGATGTTTCAAATACTTGGCAATTTTCGCTCTTGGAGTTGGATGGTTCACATTATGCAGCTATTTGCACTGAGAAGCAATCTGCGTTAGATG gcaaaataaatattccgGGTAAGCTGATGGTGTGGAAGACAATTCCAATTATAGAGGATGAATATGTCTCTGGAACAGATGCAGTCAAGGTGATCTGTGGCTTTCAATGA